The following coding sequences lie in one Loxodonta africana isolate mLoxAfr1 chromosome X, mLoxAfr1.hap2, whole genome shotgun sequence genomic window:
- the LOC100657085 gene encoding DDB1- and CUL4-associated factor 12-like protein 2 — MDPCVAKPARVWDCHEVDCSEGAEQDKTQIQPETSPTPASLRPPPPPPPAPLPASASSHPPPALSSLISTSSTTRLPHFPPSLGSAPPPPPPPPPPPPPPPPPPPPPPPPPPPPPPPPPPPRCRAPSASAAPPVRPLLPWTRRRPGIDPIPAATVANTGARRRRRHRRRRRRRRRVPPTAFATMPLAPTTSPQQTGSRKRKADEAGAGSSASWGPGGAATPENGEELLLSKKQKRLAAQRSLLRYLQSREVGARDGTGARDFEAELRAYAVHKLPTLLTEHELALGTLNKVFASQWLNARQVVCGTKCNTLFVVDVHSNHITHIPLLGDGAPVLARNQPSCGIHAIELNPSKTLLATGGENPNSLAIYQLPTLDPMCLGDRHGHNDWIFGIAWMSDTVVVSGSRDGTVALWRVDPDMCHRSIGWHNDVGFPMYAHISPTETEIIPRANTSSTNRKVRALAFSDKNQELGAVSVDGYFHLWKVESTLCRLVSFRLPYSRENVCLTYCDELSLYAVGSQSHVSFVDPRQRQQNLRPLCSREGGTGVRSLSFYQHIITVGTGHGSLLFYDVRAQKFLEERASANPNPSPGTKAKKLKLTCGRGWLNHDERWANHFGDTEEFPNALYTHCYNWPEMKLFTAGGPLPSGLYGNYAGLWS; from the exons ATGGATCCCTGTGTAGCTAAGCCTGCACGGGTGTGGGACTGCCACGAGGTTGACTGCTCTGAAGGGGCAGAGCAGGATAAGACCCAAATTCAACCTGAGACT TCTCCGACCCCCGCTAGTCTCcgacccccgcccccaccccctcccGCCCCGCTCCCCGCCTCCGCCTCTTCTCATCCGCCCCCCGCGTTGTCCTCGCTCATATCAACCTCCTCCACCACCCGCCTCCCGCACTTCCCGCCCTCGCTTGGGTccgcaccaccaccaccaccgccgccgccgccgccgccgccgccgccgccgccgccgccgccgccgccgccgccgccgccgccgccgccgccgccgccgccgccgcctcctcgCTGCCGCGCTCCATCAGCGTCTGCTGCACCGCCCGTACGCCCCTTGCTGCCCTGGACTCGCCGGCGCCCTGGAATCG ATCCCATCCCCGCCGCCACTGTGGCCAACACCGGTGCCAGGCGGCGCCGCCGTCACCGGCGCCGGCGCCGGCGCCGCCGCCGCGTCCCCCCCACTGCCTTCGCCACCATGCCCCTCGCGCCCACCACGTCCCCGCAGCAAACAGGTAGCAGGAAGCGGAAAGCGGACGAGGCGGGCGCCGGGAGCTCGGCATCCTGGGGCCCGGGAGGGGCGGCGACCCCCGAGAATGGCGAAGAGCTGCTGCTGTCCAAGAAGCAGAAACGGCTGGCGGCGCAGCGCTCGCTGCTGCGCTACCTGCAGAGCCGCGAGGTGGGCGCGCGCGACGGCACCGGGGCCCGGGACTTCGAGGCCGAGCTACGCGCCTACGCGGTGCACAAGCTGCCTACGCTGCTGACGGAGCACGAGCTGGCGTTGGGCACCCTCAACAAGGTCTTCGCGTCGCAGTGGCTGAACGCCAGGCAGGTGGTGTGCGGCACCAAGTGCAACACGCTCTTTGTGGTGGACGTGCACTCAAATCACATCACGCACATCCCTCTCCTGGGGGACGGGGCGCCAGTGCTGGCCCGGAACCAGCCGAGCTGCGGCATCCACGCCATCGAGCTGAACCCCTCCAAGACGCTGCTGGCCACGGGGGGCGAGAACCCCAACAGCCTGGCCATCTACCAGCTGCCCACGCTCGACCCCATGTGCCTGGGCGACCGCCATGGCCACAACGATTGGATCTTCGGCATCGCCTGGATGAGCGACACCGTGGTCGTGAGCGGCTCCCGCGACGGCACCGTGGCGCTGTGGCGGGTGGACCCCGACATGTGCCACCGCAGCATCGGTTGGCATAACGACGTGGGGTTCCCCATGTACGCCCACATCAGCCCGACGGAGACGGAGATCATCCCCAGGGCCAACACCAGCTCCACCAACCGCAAGGTGCGGGCCCTGGCTTTCAGCGACAAGAACCAGGAGCTGGGAGCCGTGTCCGTAGATGGCTACTTCCACCTGTGGAAGGTCGAGAGCACCCTGTGCAGGCTGGTGTCCTTCAGGCTGCCCTACAGCCGAGAGAACGTGTGCCTGACCTACTGCGACGAGTTGTCCCTGTATGCAGTGGGCTCCCAGTCCCATGTCTCCTTCGTGGATCCGCGCCAGCGCCAGCAGAACCTGCGGCCTCTGTGCTCCAGGGAGGGCGGCACGGGTGTGCGCTCGTTGAGCTTCTACCAGCATATCATCACCGTAGGCACTGGCCATGGGTCCCTGCTCTTCTATGACGTCCGCGCCCAGAAGTTCCTGGAGGAGAGGGCCTCGGCCAATCCGAACCCCTCTCCAGGGACCAAAGCGAAGAAGCTCAAGCTCACCTGTGGGAGAGGCTGGCTCAACCACGACGAGCGCTGGGCGAACCACTTCGGAGACACGGAGGAGTTCCCCAATGCGCTCTACACCCACTGCTACAACTGGCCTGAGATGAAGCTCTTCACGGCTGGGGGGCCTCTCCCTTCTGGCCTCTACGGGAACTACGCGGGACTCTGGAGCTAA